aagtcataataaagtttcactttgtaaacaactattttattccttgagtacccagtttaatcttttagttattcatatttatgaaatctaatttcataaaatatgaactttagtaactctttaatAAAGTGGCCGGCCTTGAATAACCAGTTCTCAttaaagagattatggattccatcttaagaatatgttccctcaacactatgtgtgattacccaacatactgaggttttgaccgttaacCATGTGTAGAGTGCTATTATGGACTGGATTGAGATTCCGTGCAATACCCAGGGTATTGCACGGTGTCTAATAGTACAAATCTCAGCTTTCCATTTAATCCAATGACTCATTATGTTGACACCTCACCAATCCAGGCTAGCAATTTGTGTGCTCACTTCTGTTTTCATTTTAGCTTCCCAAATTTGAATTTCACtaactctctctcctctctctcacttcaaTTGAGTTCTCTCCCCCACTTTCCCTAACACTCCACTCTCTCAACCCTGACTACGCCTCCACCATTCTCTCAACCTCCACACTTGTACTCTACCTCTCCCTCAACCCTGTCGTCACTGCTTCTCCCATACCAAACTCAAACCCATAAgcgaaaacaaagaaaaaacagtaAACAGTAACTCACCATCTGAGATCCCGACCCCGAAACACTCTCACCCTTTTTAGACTCAGATTAGAGAGAGAGTAAGGGTTGGGGTTTGGAGAGAGTCGGGTGTTTAAGTGAGAATTTGATGCTTTTCTAACCCAGATTAGAGAAACTAAGGGTTAGGATTTGGAGAGAATCGGGTAAGAGAGAAGTTGATGCTTAATCTCCATGGCTACAACTAGCAGCCACCATGTtcctttgtctctctctttgatttttcgttcttttaattttctcaacaaaaaaaaaaaatttgttctttaAAGCTCACACTTGGCCGAGCTTCTTCTTGCACTCACACTACCGCCGGTGGCGGTGCATATAGATGGTGTTTACACCATTGGTGGTCGTTGGTAcccctctttttctctttattgtctcttcactttttatttgctttttagAAATGACCAAAACCCCccattttgtttcaatttttattagtgacTAGGTTTCGTTGTGCATAGAGCTTGATGAATTGCTTGGGTTTGAAAAATGGAGGTTTTTAGGTACAGCCAAATGTGCTATGATTGAAGGGAAAGTGGCTTGCTGGTAGTTGTTGTGTGTTGTTGTCTTTGACATTAGTAAAGTAATTCTGTTGCTTGCTCtatgctaaaaaaaatcattatgaaatttctctttttatccTAATTGCATATGGGTATTTTGCGTGTTGTAGTTGTATTGACTATGCAAATGGGTATTTTGCGTGTTGCAGTTCATTTTAAAGGTATGAATAGTGGCTCTTGATAGGCTAACTTGAGTGAAAAATTTTTGCTTGCTTGAATTGTGACCAATCATACTTAACAAGTTTAGCCCAAATTTTAAGAAGTCAATTTAGATTTTTATATGTTAAGGCCTCCCTCAAATATTCTGGGTTTTTAGTTCAAAAGAATGTTTGAAAATTTGGTgatgtgttttttcttttaataaatctTCAAATATTTCTAGATGAACTTTAATTATTGGGCATTTCAATGTTATATAGATATGTTACTAATTTATGAACTCTAATTCTAATTGGGCATTTCTAAGTTATACAAATATGGTTTTGATCTATACAATAAAGCAGAAATTGCATTTAAATTTAGGCACAATTGAGCTTATGAACAAgagttgttttttttccttcaataaaaaaagagggagaaaataACTGATATCAAAATGTCCAAATATAATAacgttcatatatatatatattgggggTTGGCTTTAGAATAAAGGTGTGGCCAAAACACTATTGGAGACCTGGAGCACGGTCAGGGTGTAGAGGTTGCCAGAGGGAAACCAGTGATAAGCACCTCCAGGAACGACGGTGTGGGTGCAAGGAGGTTGGTCCTAGCTGGGCTTGAGAGAAccagaaaacaaagagagaaaccAAGAGAGACAGAGGAACTTCTCGGAAACCATCGCCAGAATTGGTGGAGCTGAACATGGTGGCTGCTAGCTATAGCCATGGAGTTTGAGCAATGGAGTTCATGGAGATTCAGCCATAGAGTCCTAGAGAAAGATCTGatagaagagagaaaggaagagagtTCTTTTGAAATTTGAGGTAGTTGAAGAGGATAGAGAAAAGAGTAAAGAGGAGAGAAATGGGAGAAAGTTGTTTCACGCAGATCAGTGACGTGTCTTTATGACATGTCCTATTTTTGTGCATTAAATTAAAGGAAGGGTTAAGAATAAAACTATTGCACTCGTCCAGTAGCCTAGATATTGCACGGAATCTCAATCTTTACATACTTATCCACTAGTTCAAAAGGGACAGTTTTTATTCAGATTTGAAACGCCAGATATTATACAAtctattaatataatattaatactTTCAGACAAACAGACTCAGTACttttctcctttaaaaaaaaaaaaaactaaaaaacatatCCCAAAATTTACGAGGCACGAGCTTCCCCGCATCTCTTTGTCTTGGATGACGTAGTGTCAAAATGCCATGTATTCAATTTTCATGTGCCCTCCATTGTTtgcatatttttactattttttttgtatttttaatacaaatttctAGTTCTATCCCTCTCATCCCCAAATTTCTTATCAATTTTCTGCAACTTTAGTAAAGTTGCTCCTCCCTAGTTCCTTCACCAGATTTGatattgataaattttattaaataataaaatcattttcaaatgAATGATTCTTTTGAAATGAGATTAATGCATAGACACATTctcataaacaaaacaaaaaaagattaatgCATACTCGTTAGGATGTTAATAACTTTATATTACAGAAACTTCAtctaagagcactagcattgggGGTGTAAAAACCCCCCAGTTGCTATTTTAGCcatcaaacccataaaatcaTGCTCCATCCGGGTTGCTATTTCTAAAAAGATTTGCAACCCAGCTACAGTCAGGTTGTAAATCTACAACCTGACTGTAGCTGGGTTGTAaacttgtttaatattttttatttctcaccCGGGCCCACATCTCACATTACTCTCTGAAATCTTATATCTCAACCTTAACCTCACCCTCTccttctctccctttcttttatCTCTCATCTATTCCTCTCTCCCCACTCTCTGTTTTGTTTTCTCCTTTCTCTATCTCAGTGCATCTCTCTTAGATCAGCGTGGAGGGTGTGGGTTTGTGGGGATCAGCGTGGTGGAGGGTGTGGGTTTGTGGAGATCAGCGTCTGTGGTGGACATCAGCGTTTGTGGTCGAGGTTAAGGTGTGGGTTACGGTGGTTGCTAGGTTGTGGTATCGATGAATTGTGGTTAGGTTATGGAAATTGGTGACTATGTTGTGGGAATTGGGGGCTAGGTTGTGGGATTCGATGACTGGGTTGTGGAGTCGGTGACTGGGTTGTCGGTATCGATGGCTGGGTTGTTGAATCAGTGACTGGGTTGTGAGAAACAGTGAGTGGGTTGTGGGTTGTGTGGCTTTGGGTTTTGGTGATTTATTAGGTGGTGGAGTCCGGTCTGTTTGGTGGTGGAGTCCAGTCTGTTTGGGTTTGTGGGTATGGAtttggtagtggtggtggtggtggtgttgttggaTTTTAGTTGGTGGTGGCTGTTGTGATGTGggtgagttttttcttttcttttttcttttgctattaGATTGATCTTTGGActgattgtgattgtgattgcGGTGGCAGTGGAGGTGGTTTTGGTTGTGGTGGAGGGTGGGTGTGGTGGTTGGCTATGGTTGGGGTGTGGTGTTTGTAGTTGtgggtgaagagagagagagagagagagagagagagagagagagagagagagagagagagagagagagagagagagagagaggattacttttattttattttattaagtagtttatattattttattgggttgtaggtaaaaatagaaattgggATGTagggtgagttgtaaaatgagttggtaaaatagataaagtgatGTTTGAAGATGCAAAATAGACGCTTTTTTACATCCTTGGCTGCTAATGCTCTAATGTTCATATTCactcttataattttttttttgtttggattaagAGATATTATCGAATCCTACTCCTAGAGTCTAGACTAGTGGATATAATTAATTCTATAACTTCTTTAAGCAACTATCCaagttttttcctttaataaacactaaaaacaaTAGTGAGTCAATTGTCAACATCAATTATATAATTGGGATTCCAAATTATAACCTTTTATCATAAGCATTTAGGTTAATTAAATATTTCctgaaattttaagaaaatgaatttgATATGTGAGTTTTTCAATGGTACTTTTGGGAAGTGGAAGAGTCTCTATTCAGGCCTAAAGCTCAAGTACTAACTAGGCCCCGTAGAATGAATTGGGCCAAACATGTATACTTGTAGGAGGACTCAATGGGTTATAGGGTATGGAAGAAAGGCAATAGGGCCATCCCAAGCACCCAGAAGAAGGAGGGCAACTTTAGTAGATCGTTCTCGTGGAGAAGGCAATAAGCTAAAGAAAGTCTAGCCTTACTCAAGGCGAGGTGCATGAATAATCCATGTTTGATTTTCAGAAGGTACTTGAAATCTCAGGAGACTTCCAAAACATACAAGAAGGTAGAATATCTTCACCTCTgcattaatgagggtatttcCACCTAACTTTTGCTACAGTGAATGCATAAGAGACAACTTGAACAATACAAACACCCCCCAAAAGTCAAAATTCTAGGATAAGGGAAGGGAGAAAACCGATAAAGTAGAAGAAAATATCCCTAAAAACTTGGCTGGTGACAGGACAACTATAAAGATAAGAATAAAAAGATACCTATATAAGGTGGAGGATAGGAATAAAAAGGGTGTCTGGAAAAAGAGAcagaaaaagagggagagagaaatagtagaaGGAGAAGGAGTGAAAGACCAAAAAACTTATGTAGTGTAACACCACGAGAAATTGAATTTTTCTCTTGTAACACATTAGTCTTATTATGAATGAACATGACTTTGTGAAATCAATTGCTTGAGTTTCTCATTGTGTAGTGTTTATTCCCTTTATTCTctgttataaataaattgtcaGTCAGTCTACTTCTCGAGAAACTATATATTATCCTTGGAGAAGGGTGGTTTTTGACACCCACAGTACTGTTTgtggtttttttatattttttttattttagaattctaagtattttaacataCACATGGAGAGAGATgagaagattttaaaaaaaactgacAGTGGTATTTAATATGCAATAAATCATGGAATTCATATTTTGACCTTAAATAATGTGGTTGAGTAGCTTATACAAAATTTGTGTAATAAAAATCATCTCaatagtttcaaatttttgctcCACGATACTAACTGTCGCATGCAGTTTTAGTGTTGGCAtatgagtgtattcccttatctcatcccacttccccatatatatatatatctgtgtgtgtgtgtttctcaaaaaaaaaaaaaaagtttcagatTTTTCTTATCCTAAAGGTAAGGCTTTAGTATagaattgtaaaagaaaaaacaagagagagtACTTATACCAAAGTATTATTtactaatattaatattttaaaattcatgaGTTACTATTTGGAATAGTTATtcttttgtttgtaattttttttttttttttgctgaatagttattctttttgtaatttgatAGGTACTAAAGTCTTCATGTTGCACTTGTTTCTTTATTATATGGCATTGATTGTCCTTTACGGACTAATACTTTTATTCTATTATGAAATGTACGTACTTTATGGTATTGCTCAAACTCTTGTGGAGCAGCAAAAGAGGCTTAAGAGACTTTAGTTTGGCTTGAGGAATGTtcgttttttttcttttccgtTGTATCTTGATTGAATGAAtcaatttctataatttttagttttttactaaaaagaagaagagatagttttttttgaaaattacttGATTGACATTGTTGGGCTAGAacggaaaagaaaaataatcaagtAAAgcatcaaaaatataaaatgacaaaaagtaGGGGCAAAACAAATAAGTAGTTTATGTTGGGTTAGAGCGGAAaagaaatagataaataaaaaataaagaaggaatATTCCCAAAATATACCAAAAAAGTATGACTAGGACGACCAATAAAGCAAAAGATAAGCATCCAAAtccttcaacaacaacaaaaaaaaaaaaaaaaaaaaaaaaaaaaaaaaaaaacgaaaccACAAATCTAAAATCTGACGCATTGGATAAGGACCTTCCAATTCCACTCCGTGCCACCTCATACGTTTTCCCTGATCTGATCAACATTCTATAATAAAGCTTCCCTGTTTGAAAAGTCGTTCTATCCATTAACTTATTCTATTCAACAATCATTGGTTTCGAAACCCACcatttcaaacttcaaacctCTCTccctaattttaattgaaatccaTTTTCCGTTTCCCATTGGATTCATTTCCAAGCGATAACCTTTCTGCTAAAATTTTCCTCtatttaaagcccaaaaaataaaagatttggtGGTATTGTGCtttgaaaataagtttttgtttttatttaacgATGGCCGCTGCTGCTGGAATTATTGGTGGAAATGggtgttcttcttcttcctcttcttcttggtttAAGCTGAGAGATAggcaaaggaagaagaagatggcgAATAGGGTTATGTTTTGTTCTGCTTCTTCTGTGATTGATCCTTACAAGACTTTGAAAATCCAACCTGGTGCCTCTGAATCTGATGTCAAGAAGGCGTTCAGACAGCTTGCTTTGCaggtttttttccttttttattcttGGGTTTCTTGGTTtagtttggattttttaaagttaaatctTAGGTTCGgttaggactttttttttttttaatataaaaaaaagaagacaaaaaaaaaaaaaaaaaatcgctttagcttatatttatataaatgaaatttcaaactttgatctttaagattgattttttttttttttttccttctctcatGTCAAGTAGATCTTTCTCtgattgatttaaaattttgtgtgtgtgtgtgtgtgtgttttatttttggcaCTAGTATCATCCGGACGTATGCAGAGGAAGCAATTGTGGAGTGCAGTTTCACAAAATCAATGAAGCTTATGATGTACGTAATCCAATccgttttatttttctttgtttggtttttcCATAGTAATTTTTGGCTTAATCTCATCTTACACTTGAATATTGATATTTGATCTAAGAAATTTGTGATGTTATAttgttatatatacatatatctgt
The sequence above is drawn from the Castanea sativa cultivar Marrone di Chiusa Pesio chromosome 5, ASM4071231v1 genome and encodes:
- the LOC142636202 gene encoding chaperone protein dnaJ 8, chloroplastic, yielding MAAAAGIIGGNGCSSSSSSSWFKLRDRQRKKKMANRVMFCSASSVIDPYKTLKIQPGASESDVKKAFRQLALQYHPDVCRGSNCGVQFHKINEAYDVVMNNLREDSSVSKMYGSYYEEDDIDVDEPMRGMDDPDWDLWEEWMGWEGAGIRDYSSHINPYI